CTGTTCATAGTATTCACTCTCATACTCTTCATCCTGATAGCCGTCTTCCGGGATCAAATTCTGAGCGAGCGCCTGCGTTTCGTTCTTAATATCGATTTTCCAGCCGGTCAGCTTTGCGGCCAGTCTGGCGTTCTGTCCTTCTTTCCCGATAGCGAGTGATAATTGATAGTCCGGCACGACCACCAACGTCACCTTGTCTTCATACCGCGGATAAACGCCCAGGACTCTGGCCGGGGAAAGCGCATTGGAGACAAAATCAATCGGATCAGCCGACCAGTTGATGATGTCCATTTTTTCGCCTTTCAGTTCATTCACGATATTCTGTACCCTGCTGCCCTTCGGTCCAACACACGCTCCGACCGGATCAACGTTTTTGTCTTTCGAGTAAACGGCAATTTTGGAGCGTGCACCTGCTTCCCTTGCAACTGCTTTGATTTCTACAATTCCATCGTGAATCTCCGGAACTTCCAGCTCAAACAATCGTTTGATCAGTCCTGGATGGGTGCGGGAAAGCAAAATTTGGGGGCCTTTGGTCGTTTTCTTCACTTCAACAACATAGGCCTTGATTCTTTCAAAAGGCTGGTAGTTTACTCCGGGATTCTGCTCTGAGGCAGGCAGTACGGCCTCCACCTTGCCAAGATCCACAATGACGTTACGCTGTTCATAGCGTTGGACAATACCGGTGACAATATCTCCCTCGCGATTAATATATTCATCGTATATCAATCCGCGTTCAGCCTCGCGTATTCTTTGGACAACAACCTGCTTGGCAGTCTGCGCTGCGATGCGGCCAAAGTCACGCGGGGTGACTTCAAATTCAACAATATCTTCAGTTGAATAGTTCGGGTCAATTTTTTTAGCTTCTTCTAATGATATTTGGGTGCGAGGATCATCCGCAATTTCCACAACGTTTTTGCGGGCATATACTTTAATTTCTCCATTCAAGCGGTCTATATGGATCCTTACATTCTGTAAAGAGGAAAAGTTCTTTTTATATGCCGATATCAGAGCAGCTTCAATCGCTTCAAACAATATCTCTGTCGAAATACCTTTTTCTTTTTCTAATTCGTGAATTGCCTCAATGAACTCCATGTTCATCTGTCTGAATCCCTCCTTAAAATCATTTTAAAACTCAAAAGTAAGATGGGCCTTTTCAATTAGCGACAAAGGAATGGCAATCTCCCGCCCTTCATATTCTAGGATAACCTGGTCATCAGCCAATCCTTTTAAATTTCCGGTAAAGCGGTTGTATCCCTCAAACACTTCTGTCGTATTAATACTGACAAGCTTTCCTGTATATTTGATATAATCTTCTCTCTTTCTAAGCGGTCTCTCAATTCCGGGAGAAGAGACTTCCAGCATATAGGCCTGGGGGATCGGGTTTTCTTTATCCAGAACCTCATTAATTCGATGGCTTACCTCGGCACAGTCGTCAATCTCTACTCCGCCTTCCTTATCAATATATAATCGCAGATACCAGTAAGCACCTTCCTTAACATACTCGACATCGACGAATTCCAGTCCCAGCTCCATTACGAGTGGTTCTGCCAAACTTCTAACTTTATTTAGAATAGAATTGCTCATCGTATACTCCTTTTAGAGTTAAGCATTTTTTATTTTTTCATCATACCAAATGAAAGAGTGGGTAATCCCCACTCTGAACCAAAAATCTGCTTAGAATAAAATTCCTGCTTTTACTATATCATATACTGTTTCCGTCTGCAATATTCCTAATGTCCAGTTTAAAACAAACTCAGCTGATTTTTGTCGGGCAGCCCTTCCAAACACCCGTGCTGCTGAAGCGTTTCAATGACGGTTTTGCTGATTTTTCCGTTGGATCGGGCCTGGATATCTTCGACAGATTTGATCGTTCCATGTTCCCTGAGTTTGACCAAACTCGCCGCAGCCGTTTCACCGACTCCCTGCAGGGATGACAGTGGCGGCAGGAGCCCATCAGGCGTTACCTGAAAACGTACCGCATCGGATTCCCACAGGTTAACCTTGCGCAGCTTAATCTTCCGGCAGTACATTTCCACCACAATCTCAAGGATCGTCTGCAGGTTCTTGTCCTTAGCCGTTGCATTGTTGCCTTTGGCGGCAATTTCTTTGATAGCCTCCCGGCACTTTTTCACACCGCTGCAGATCAGTTCCGCATCAAACTCATCTGCCCTGACGGTAAAAAATGTCGCATAAAACGCTTCAGGATAATTGATCTTAAACCAAGCGATCCTGAAAGCCATTGTCACATAAGCTACAGCATGGGCCTTCGGAAACATATAGCTGATCTTCTGACAGGAGTCAATATACCAATCCGGAACGTTTTGCTTTTTCATGGCCTCAATATCTTCATCTTTGAGTCCTTTACCCTTGCGGACCGACTCCATAATTTTAAAAGCATGACTGGAATTAAGTCCCATCTGAATCAAATAGATCATAATATCATCACGGCAGGCAATAATGTTGGAGATGTCAGCTGTACCGTTTAAGACAAGGTCCTGGGCATTGCCAACCCAGACATTCGTACCATGGGAAAGTCCGGATATTCTGACCAGATGGGAAAAGCTTGAAGGTTTGGTGTCTTCCAGCATCTGTCTTACAAATTTTGTACCAAATTCCGGGATGCCAAGTGTTCCGGTCGTGGACCCGATTTCCTCCGCAGTCACGTCAAGCGCATCCGTACTCGAAAAGAGTGAGAGGGTTTGCGTGTCATCAAGCCGAATTTTCTTCGCATCAAGCCCTGTCAAGTCCTCTAGCATTTTAATCGACGTCGGATCGTCATGACCGAGCAGGTCCAGTTTGGTTAAACGCCCGGAGATGGAATGGTAGTCGAAATGGGTCGTAATAATATCTGAAGAGGTGTCGTTGGCCGGTCTTTGCAGCGGGGTAAAATCAAAAACATCGCATTCTTTCGGGATAACCATTAATCCTCCCGGGTGCTGTCCTGTCGTTCTTTTTACCCCCGTACAACCGCTGACCAGCCGGTTCAGTTCTGTCTGGTTATATTTGACCTTTCTTTCCTCAAGGTAATTCTTCACAAAACCATAGGCAGTTTTTTCAGCAATCGTGGAAATCGTTCCGGCCCGGAAAACATTTTCCTTGCCAAATATCTCCTCGGTGTATTTCATAGCTCTGGGCTGATATTCTCCCGAGAAATTTAGATCGATATCAGGAACCTTGTCTCCCTTAAAGCCTAGGAAGGTTTCAAACGGAATGTCATGTCCGTCTTTGACCAGTTCCCTGCCGCACTGCGGACATATTTTATCCGGCAGATCCACACCTGCTCCGGCGATTCCGTCCGTCACAAACTCTGAATAAAGACACTCCGGGTTAGCACAACGATAGTGCGGCGGAAGCGGATTGACCTCCGTGATGCCGGTAAAAGTTGCGACGAGCGATGAACCGACGGAACCCCTTGATCCGACCAGATAACCATCCTCGTTTGATCTTTTTACGAGCAGATGCGCAATCAGATACAATACGGCAAAACCGTTGCCGATGATGGAATCCAGTTCCTTATTTAAGGTTTTCTGAACCATTTCCGGCAAAGGATTGCCGTACAGCTCATACGCTCTGGTCATCGTCATATCCCGGATTTTATCGGCAGCACCTTCAATCTTCGGTTCGAAAAAGTCGTCCGGAAACGGTTTGATTTCAGCGACCTGTTCAGCAATCATTCTCGGTGTTGCAACTACCGCCCGATAGGCATCCTCTTCATCAAGATAAGCAAATTCCTTGAGCATTTCATCCGTTGACCTGAAATACAGCGGAGCCTGCTCATCGGCATCGGCAAAGCCTTTCCCGGCCATCAAAATTCTTCGGTAAACTTCATCTTCCTTATCAAGAAAATGGACGTCACAGGTAGCCGCGACAGGAATACCAAGTTCCTTGCTAAGAGAGACAATGTGCCGGTTCATATCGATCAATTCTTGTTCGCTGGAAACCTCACCGTTTTTCAGCATAAACCGATTGTTCCCCAGCGGCTGGATTTCCAGATAATCGTAATACGAAGCAATTTTTTTGATTTCTGCCGCATCTTTCTTTTGCAAGATTGCCCGCATCAGTTCTCCTGATTCGCAGGCCGAACCAAGGATCAAACCTTCCCTGTGGGCATCAAGCAGCGAACGCGGAATACGGGGACGTCTGTAAAAATACTCCATATGGGAAGCGGTAACAAGTTTATACAGATTTTTTAAGCCGGTATAATCCTTGGCCAGAATAATGATATGGAAAGAACGGCTGCGGCTCAACTCGACCGGATTCGTTCCGGCATCCTCGACCAAATAGCCTTCCATGCCATAGATGATTTTGACACCGTACTTTTTTCCGGCTTCAGCCGCATCCGGAAAAGCCTGGACGACCCCGTGGTCTGTTACAGCAATCGCGGTATGTCCCCATTCACCGGCTCGCTTCACCATGTTTTGGATCGATGAAACACCATCCATTTCCGAATGCTTGGTGTGCAGATGCAGTTCAACCCGTTTCTCTTCCGCAAGATCCGGCTTGGACGTCTTCGAAACAGTCATCATATCCCTTGGCATCAACGTCAGCTCGGTCGTATACCGATCGAACTGTACAGCTCCTTTCACTCTGAGCCAGTCACCTTTGTTGATTTCCAGAGGTTTTTTTCCTTCGTCAAAGAACAGTTTGCAGCCTATCGAGTTTGTCTTGTCTGTCAGACCGAACGACAATAATTGACGCCCGCTTTTTAATAGTCTGATTTCTGTTTCACAGACCTCACCCTCTACAATGACCTGTTTCTCCTCGTCATGAATATCGGCTAACGGAGCCGGCGTACCCTTTATCTCTCTGCCAAGCAAAACAGCATTCTGCTCTTTCTTCTCTTTTTTCTCCTCAGGCTTTTTGGACAGGATTTCCTCTACATACTTTTGCTCTTCTTTTTCCGCGTCAAAATAGATTTCTTCTTCGGCGGCAGTCTCTTCAATTTCCCAGAAAATCCTTGCCTCCAGACCATATTTCTGCCGAAAGAAGCTTTCCAGACTATCCTGTTTCAGCTGACAATATTCCATTGCCATCATGCTCGGAACGAAGAAGGTCAGTCTGTTTTTAACAACCTCGTATTTTACGGAAGCATTCAGCCAGACCTTAAGGGAAGGCACCTTCTCGTGAATATCCTGAATGATTTGCAGCCAATGTTCTTGACAAAACATCTCTAGGGTAAAATCGGGAGACATTTTTGTTTTTATCTCAATCGTGATTCCGTTATTTTCGTTCCCACTATTTAATCTTTTCTTTAAGGATTCAGTTAAAAGGCCCAGAATTTCTTCCTGGACCGGACAGGATAAAGAAAGATGGAGTATCCACTTTCTTTGTTCAGGAACAATCTCCACCCTCTCCAGCAATATGTAATTTAGAAAAGTATCCAGCCTCATGCTGACATCACTTGGTAATTCCTGATAAAAAGGTGTTGCTTCCAGTTTGACTGCTGCAGTTGACACCAATGATGCCTCCTCTGTATCCAAACGCAATTTCTGATAAATGATTGACTTTCATGATATCTATGTTTGATATCTATGTTTGGGGTTGCCTGCATGCTACAATACCGCTTTTCGGCGAATTGCGCCCTCCGTGGCGCAAATGCCGCGCTACGCACTCCATGCTTCGCTTGTCGCGGTAATTGTAGCACGCAGGCTAATCTTTAGCTAATCTTTGGATAATAAGATTATAATGTTTGCTTAAATTAAGCATGTAACTTTGAGAAGTATAACGAATACACTGTTCTGTTCTTTTCTTTTAATAAATTCTCAAGAATAATCTACATTCTGACATGCAGACTTGCTTGAATAACCCTAAGATCAGTCTGGGGGCCACAGTTCCGCGACAAGCGGAGCATGGAGTGCGCAGCGCGGCCTTTTGTGTCATGGATGACACAACGGCCGAAAAGCGGTATTGTGGCCCCCAGACCTGCCATACATAATGGTTTTGTAATACTCAATAGAACTAGGCACGACAGGCTTCTTTGATGATTTCTGTTACAAGACTGCAAACGCGGTCCACTTCAATCAGCTCAACTTGTCGGGTGCTTCTGTTGTACAGTTCAACTTTACCTTCGGCGAGTGCTTTAGCGCCGATTGTCAGTCTTAGAGGATATCCGACGAGATCCGCATCCTTGAATTTTACGCCCGGACGTTCATCCCTGTCATCATATACTGTCTCGACGCCGGCTGCCTTTAATTCTGCATACAACCTTTCGGCAGTTGAGACGACATTTTCGTCCTTTAAGGAAACCGGGACGATAATACAATGATACGGGGCAATCGGCATTGGCCAGATAATTCCATTCTCATCATAATTCTGCTCAATGGCGGCAGCCATTGTTCTGCTGACGCCTATCCCATAGCAACCCATATAGCAGACCTTTTCCTTACCTGTATCGTCGAGGTAGGTTGCCTGAAGGGCCTGACTGTATTTCGTACCAAGATTGAAGACTTGCCCGACTTCAATCCCACGGGCTTCCTGGAGCGATCCCTGGCATTTCGGGCAGGGCTCACCCGGCGTTACCATTCTGAGGTCTGCTATTACAGCAGGAATAAAATCCTTTCCGCAAGTGACGCCGAGCAGGTGATAGTCTTTTTTATTGGCTCCGCAGACTCCCTGTTTCATCTCAGCTACTTCAAGGTCTGCGGCAACATAGACATCCTTAAGTCCAACCGGCCCGATGAACCCGTGCTCGCAGTTGAAAACCTCCCGGACTTCCTCCGGGTCAGCCATTCTGAGGTTCAGGAACGGTCCGAGCATATTATTGACCTTGATTTCATTGACTTCCCGGTCTCCCCTAACCAGGACAAGTATAAAACGGTCGTCGCCTTTATACAAAAGCGTTTTTATCAGAGAAGACTTGTTGATTTTTAAGAAATCGGCCAGCTGGTCAATCGTTTTGATATCGGGGGTATGAACCTCACCTGTCCGGCCTGCCAAAATATCCTGATCACTGTCTGGATGCGGCAGACATTCAGCTTTCTCGACATTGGCGGCATAATCGCAATCAGGACAGAATACCACCGCAGCCTCTCCTGATTCAGCCAGCACCATAAATTCATGGGTTCCGCCTGTTCCGCCAATCGCACCGGCATCTGCCTCGACAGCA
The window above is part of the Dehalobacter sp. genome. Proteins encoded here:
- the nusA gene encoding transcription termination factor NusA, which encodes MNMEFIEAIHELEKEKGISTEILFEAIEAALISAYKKNFSSLQNVRIHIDRLNGEIKVYARKNVVEIADDPRTQISLEEAKKIDPNYSTEDIVEFEVTPRDFGRIAAQTAKQVVVQRIREAERGLIYDEYINREGDIVTGIVQRYEQRNVIVDLGKVEAVLPASEQNPGVNYQPFERIKAYVVEVKKTTKGPQILLSRTHPGLIKRLFELEVPEIHDGIVEIKAVAREAGARSKIAVYSKDKNVDPVGACVGPKGSRVQNIVNELKGEKMDIINWSADPIDFVSNALSPARVLGVYPRYEDKVTLVVVPDYQLSLAIGKEGQNARLAAKLTGWKIDIKNETQALAQNLIPEDGYQDEEYESEYYEQAYEPYEEGEYTDYEDEPYGDYVEGEYEESEEEYQEYDEGYQDYTEEGYDEYDDGSYQEDEDSQYYDEYDESAEYDGDENARNEDSDADVSYSELESPADEASQADEQQEAEKPKKKAKSSSKKK
- a CDS encoding PolC-type DNA polymerase III, whose product is MSTAAVKLEATPFYQELPSDVSMRLDTFLNYILLERVEIVPEQRKWILHLSLSCPVQEEILGLLTESLKKRLNSGNENNGITIEIKTKMSPDFTLEMFCQEHWLQIIQDIHEKVPSLKVWLNASVKYEVVKNRLTFFVPSMMAMEYCQLKQDSLESFFRQKYGLEARIFWEIEETAAEEEIYFDAEKEEQKYVEEILSKKPEEKKEKKEQNAVLLGREIKGTPAPLADIHDEEKQVIVEGEVCETEIRLLKSGRQLLSFGLTDKTNSIGCKLFFDEGKKPLEINKGDWLRVKGAVQFDRYTTELTLMPRDMMTVSKTSKPDLAEEKRVELHLHTKHSEMDGVSSIQNMVKRAGEWGHTAIAVTDHGVVQAFPDAAEAGKKYGVKIIYGMEGYLVEDAGTNPVELSRSRSFHIIILAKDYTGLKNLYKLVTASHMEYFYRRPRIPRSLLDAHREGLILGSACESGELMRAILQKKDAAEIKKIASYYDYLEIQPLGNNRFMLKNGEVSSEQELIDMNRHIVSLSKELGIPVAATCDVHFLDKEDEVYRRILMAGKGFADADEQAPLYFRSTDEMLKEFAYLDEEDAYRAVVATPRMIAEQVAEIKPFPDDFFEPKIEGAADKIRDMTMTRAYELYGNPLPEMVQKTLNKELDSIIGNGFAVLYLIAHLLVKRSNEDGYLVGSRGSVGSSLVATFTGITEVNPLPPHYRCANPECLYSEFVTDGIAGAGVDLPDKICPQCGRELVKDGHDIPFETFLGFKGDKVPDIDLNFSGEYQPRAMKYTEEIFGKENVFRAGTISTIAEKTAYGFVKNYLEERKVKYNQTELNRLVSGCTGVKRTTGQHPGGLMVIPKECDVFDFTPLQRPANDTSSDIITTHFDYHSISGRLTKLDLLGHDDPTSIKMLEDLTGLDAKKIRLDDTQTLSLFSSTDALDVTAEEIGSTTGTLGIPEFGTKFVRQMLEDTKPSSFSHLVRISGLSHGTNVWVGNAQDLVLNGTADISNIIACRDDIMIYLIQMGLNSSHAFKIMESVRKGKGLKDEDIEAMKKQNVPDWYIDSCQKISYMFPKAHAVAYVTMAFRIAWFKINYPEAFYATFFTVRADEFDAELICSGVKKCREAIKEIAAKGNNATAKDKNLQTILEIVVEMYCRKIKLRKVNLWESDAVRFQVTPDGLLPPLSSLQGVGETAAASLVKLREHGTIKSVEDIQARSNGKISKTVIETLQQHGCLEGLPDKNQLSLF
- a CDS encoding ribosome maturation factor RimP, which translates into the protein MSNSILNKVRSLAEPLVMELGLEFVDVEYVKEGAYWYLRLYIDKEGGVEIDDCAEVSHRINEVLDKENPIPQAYMLEVSSPGIERPLRKREDYIKYTGKLVSINTTEVFEGYNRFTGNLKGLADDQVILEYEGREIAIPLSLIEKAHLTFEF
- a CDS encoding proline--tRNA ligase, translating into MKVSQLLNPTLREVPAEAEVISHQLMLRAGFIRKAAAGIYTYLPLGLRVIKKIEQIVREEMDAKGGQEVMLPIVQPAELWKETGRWDVYGPEMFRLKDRHDREFCLGPTHEEVITDLVRSEVRSYKQLPLLLYQIQNKYRDERRPRFGLMRGREFIMKDLYSFDRDSEGSRESYRNMYEAYERIFTRCGLTFRAVEADAGAIGGTGGTHEFMVLAESGEAAVVFCPDCDYAANVEKAECLPHPDSDQDILAGRTGEVHTPDIKTIDQLADFLKINKSSLIKTLLYKGDDRFILVLVRGDREVNEIKVNNMLGPFLNLRMADPEEVREVFNCEHGFIGPVGLKDVYVAADLEVAEMKQGVCGANKKDYHLLGVTCGKDFIPAVIADLRMVTPGEPCPKCQGSLQEARGIEVGQVFNLGTKYSQALQATYLDDTGKEKVCYMGCYGIGVSRTMAAAIEQNYDENGIIWPMPIAPYHCIIVPVSLKDENVVSTAERLYAELKAAGVETVYDDRDERPGVKFKDADLVGYPLRLTIGAKALAEGKVELYNRSTRQVELIEVDRVCSLVTEIIKEACRA